The Branchiostoma floridae strain S238N-H82 chromosome 8, Bfl_VNyyK, whole genome shotgun sequence genome has a segment encoding these proteins:
- the LOC118421580 gene encoding barH-like 1 homeobox protein: protein MESSSFPSKFGIDSIMTQHPSSSSDSENSNDSRANSPEHQPDTLATSTGSPVANGTAESGGNGDQDENASAPAPPVPAQPPAPTRTTSTTSFFIKDILSDNHNNVRREKRPSPTDDDRLDGSLQDKFDTDDTSASIHDAKSDIDDKSEDMKDSKGKDDSEISSSRDSPHHLKPKKPRKARTAFTDHQLAQLERSFERQKYLSVQDRMELAASLNLTDTQVKTWYQNRRTKWKRQNALGLELLAAEGNFTAVQRMFPPPFYYHPSQGIVSNMDAMYLHRSPSVASLQRPVLPRFFLHGLQQHVSHLPPNCHV, encoded by the exons ATGGAGAGCTCAAGTTTTCCCAGCAAGTTTGGCATCGATTCAATCATGACGCAGCACCCCAGTTCGTCGTCAGACTCTGAGAACAGTAACGACAGCCGTGCGAACAGTCCCGAGCACCAGCCGGACACGTTAGCCACCTCTACGGGTAGTCCTGTCGCCAACGGCACGGCAGAGTCGGGAGGTAACGGGGACCAAGACGAGAACGCCTCGGCGCCAGCGCCACCTGTCCCCGCCCAGCCTCCCGCTCCCACCCGAACCACTTCAACCACGTCCTTCTTCATTAAAGACATCCTCAGCGACAACCACAACAATGTCCGGCGGGAGAAGAGGCCGTCTCCTACCGACGACGACAGATTGGACGGCTCGCTGCAGGACAAGTTCGACACAGACGACACCAGCGCGTCCATACATGATGCCAAAAGTGACATTGACGACAAATCAGAAGACATGAAAGACTCAAAAG GAAAGGACGACTCAGAAATCTCCTCCAGTCGAGACAGCCCTCATCACCTGAAGCCCAAGAAGCCTCGGAAGGCGCGCACAGCCTTCACGGACCACCAGCTCGCCCAGCTGGAGCGCAGCTTCGAGAGACAGAAGTACCTGTCCGTACAGGACCGGATGGAGCTGGCCGCCTCGCTCAACCTCACCGACACACAGGTCAAGACGTGGTACCAGAACAGAAG GACGAAGTGGAAGCGACAGAACGCGCTGGGTTTAGAGCTGTTGGCGGCGGAAGGTAACTTCACGGCCGTACAGAGGATGTTCCCTCCCCCGTTCTACTACCACCCCAGCCAGGGCATCGTGTCGAACATGGACGCCATGTACCTGCACCGGTCCCCTTCAGTCGCCTCGCTCCAGAGACCGGTCCTGCCGCGGTTCTTCCTGCACGGACTACAGCAGCACGTCTCGCACCTCCCACCGAACTGCCACGTCTGA